A window of Methanothrix sp. contains these coding sequences:
- a CDS encoding ubiquitin-like small modifier protein 1: MRIKIRAFASFREILGREIMVEIESGSRVSDLINHLCEIKPELREALFSDTGELRDYFMIMLNRRRLDLPGDLNAALYDNDEVAIFPPVAGG, from the coding sequence ATGAGGATAAAGATCAGGGCGTTCGCCAGCTTCAGGGAGATTCTGGGGAGGGAGATTATGGTCGAGATTGAGAGCGGATCCAGGGTATCGGATCTCATAAACCACCTCTGTGAGATCAAGCCGGAGCTCAGGGAGGCGCTCTTCTCCGATACAGGAGAGCTCAGGGATTACTTCATGATCATGCTCAACCGGCGGAGGCTGGATCTTCCTGGGGATCTCAATGCAGCTCTTTACGACAACGACGAGGTTGCCATATTCCCGCCTGTGGCAGGTGGTTGA
- a CDS encoding phenylacetate--CoA ligase, with product MRFHNKRMETASREELRDIQTKGLRRTVHHVYESNPVYRRLFDSHGVSPEDIKTLDDIQKLPMMNKELLRENYPLGLSCAPRESIVEMHMSSGSTGTPVIMPYTEGDLAQWAECMARCYMMSGARRGDAVQITPLFGLFNGGFGMYHGARAAGLFVIPAGPGNTARQIRLARDLRTRIITGVVSYGVRLIEVMNELNVELPDLEIGIFGAETFSDAMKKRISTGLGVEVFDIYGMTETGGVGTLGMDCAVHDGIHVWEDHYIVEIVDPRTGEPVEDDEPGELVVTSITREALPVIRFRTADLTRIVSRERCDCGRTHIRIAPITGRLDDMIIVKGVNFFPKQVEQALMQIPGVGANYQIIVEDIDGVKDIRINVEAEPGVTGYTVEKALKEALGFSPKGDVFPIGSLPRTEGKAQRVIHVKRQSG from the coding sequence ATGAGGTTCCACAATAAAAGAATGGAGACTGCATCCAGGGAGGAGCTGCGCGATATCCAGACCAAAGGGCTCCGCAGAACAGTGCATCACGTTTACGAATCGAATCCTGTTTACAGGAGGCTCTTCGACTCTCACGGCGTCTCGCCTGAGGATATCAAAACTCTTGATGATATACAGAAGCTCCCGATGATGAACAAGGAGCTGCTCAGGGAGAACTACCCTCTCGGGCTGAGCTGTGCTCCCAGGGAGTCGATCGTGGAGATGCACATGTCTAGCGGCTCCACTGGGACACCTGTGATAATGCCGTACACCGAGGGGGATCTCGCGCAGTGGGCGGAGTGCATGGCTAGGTGTTACATGATGTCCGGCGCCAGAAGGGGCGATGCTGTGCAGATCACGCCACTCTTCGGGCTGTTCAACGGCGGCTTCGGCATGTACCACGGCGCAAGGGCTGCAGGACTGTTTGTCATACCAGCAGGCCCTGGAAACACTGCAAGGCAGATCAGGCTCGCCAGAGATCTCAGGACCAGGATCATCACCGGCGTTGTGAGCTACGGGGTGCGTTTGATAGAGGTGATGAACGAGCTCAACGTGGAGCTTCCCGATCTCGAGATTGGTATATTCGGAGCGGAGACGTTCTCGGATGCGATGAAGAAGAGGATATCCACAGGTCTCGGCGTGGAGGTCTTCGACATATACGGAATGACCGAGACCGGAGGAGTCGGGACCCTCGGGATGGACTGTGCGGTACACGACGGCATACACGTCTGGGAGGACCATTACATAGTGGAGATCGTGGATCCGAGAACAGGAGAGCCTGTGGAGGATGACGAGCCAGGGGAGCTTGTCGTGACATCGATCACAAGGGAGGCGCTTCCAGTGATACGTTTTCGCACAGCTGACCTCACCAGGATCGTCTCGAGGGAGCGGTGCGACTGCGGCAGAACGCACATCAGGATAGCGCCCATAACAGGCAGGCTGGATGACATGATCATAGTGAAGGGCGTGAACTTCTTCCCGAAGCAGGTCGAGCAGGCGTTGATGCAGATTCCGGGCGTCGGGGCGAACTACCAGATCATCGTCGAGGATATTGATGGCGTCAAGGATATCAGGATCAATGTCGAGGCTGAGCCAGGGGTGACGGGGTACACGGTCGAGAAGGCGCTCAAGGAAGCGCTGGGTTTCAGCCCGAAGGGGGACGTCTTCCCGATAGGATCTCTCCCGAGAACCGAGGGCAAGGCCCAGAGGGTGATCCACGTGAAGCGCCAGAGCGGATAA
- a CDS encoding UbiA family prenyltransferase, producing the protein MDVRAYLELLRPPLAPMDLALPAASALLSAYATTGSLPGAAPFLIATIGAYFAITSSYVFNDYVDVDVDRVAMPGRPLPSSKVSRRGAGIYAVMLLMLAAAAAAYLNPESLVMLFAATAIITAYSAWAKRRTPLSWIFVGLAYGMVPVGVWLAISPAGYLMPGPGFHPAALILGLMICITDWGFTNCDASRDVPGDRAKGIPTTPATYGIPLTSKLVAAFWTAGVILSLLLGMLSGLGILYHAAALLSGIWMLLQCADFVRNPTPSRGERLFYQGANYRAVLFAALMLDVIIGVMI; encoded by the coding sequence ATGGATGTGAGGGCATACCTGGAGCTGCTCCGCCCCCCGCTGGCGCCCATGGATCTCGCACTTCCTGCTGCATCAGCTCTTCTCTCCGCGTATGCAACCACAGGCTCGCTTCCAGGAGCAGCACCATTTCTGATAGCGACGATCGGAGCATACTTTGCGATAACCAGCTCATACGTCTTCAACGATTACGTGGATGTTGATGTTGACAGGGTGGCGATGCCGGGCAGGCCCCTCCCCTCGTCCAAGGTCAGCAGACGCGGCGCCGGCATCTACGCCGTTATGCTTCTCATGCTCGCGGCTGCTGCAGCGGCATACCTCAACCCTGAGAGCCTCGTGATGCTCTTCGCCGCCACCGCGATCATAACCGCTTACTCTGCATGGGCGAAGCGTAGAACGCCGCTGAGCTGGATATTCGTCGGGCTCGCCTATGGGATGGTTCCTGTTGGCGTCTGGCTCGCCATATCGCCTGCAGGATACCTCATGCCCGGCCCGGGTTTTCATCCTGCAGCCCTCATCCTGGGCCTCATGATCTGCATAACAGACTGGGGGTTCACGAACTGTGATGCATCCAGGGATGTCCCCGGGGATCGGGCAAAGGGCATACCAACAACCCCTGCCACTTATGGGATACCCCTCACATCGAAGCTCGTGGCAGCCTTCTGGACCGCGGGCGTGATTCTGTCGCTGCTGCTTGGCATGCTCTCAGGACTTGGAATTCTCTACCACGCAGCAGCTCTCCTCTCAGGCATATGGATGCTCCTCCAGTGCGCAGATTTCGTCAGGAACCCCACGCCCTCACGCGGTGAGAGGCTCTTCTACCAGGGCGCAAACTACAGAGCTGTGCTATTCGCAGCGCTGATGCTCGATGTGATCATCGGCGTGATGATCTGA
- a CDS encoding glucose-6-phosphate isomerase family protein, protein MLTLEIGGRRWEPDIRRLSDMRDLLCDTEWASSAEDLDLYYMYRDLYLSRADRSRLIEHDLRYDITIIPPRMLGREYVKTAGHYHPKVPGTDVTYPEVYEVLEGEALYLLQNEDASSVVCIAASEGDKVIIPPGYGHVTVNRSNKRLKMANFVCRSFSSIYGPYRDLRGGAYYCTRDGFVKNPRYRDPAPLRRLDAPDDGVLKRFGLSRSREMYSALKEPDRLEFLTKPHDHLSLFEGILG, encoded by the coding sequence TTGCTGACTCTCGAGATTGGAGGCAGGCGGTGGGAGCCTGATATCAGGCGATTGAGCGATATGCGCGACCTTCTCTGCGATACAGAATGGGCATCATCCGCTGAGGATTTGGATCTCTACTACATGTACAGGGATCTTTACCTGAGCAGGGCGGATCGGAGCAGGCTCATAGAGCATGATCTGCGGTATGACATAACAATCATACCTCCCAGAATGCTCGGCAGGGAGTATGTGAAGACAGCGGGCCACTACCATCCGAAGGTCCCTGGCACGGATGTGACATACCCGGAGGTATACGAGGTCCTGGAGGGCGAGGCGCTTTACCTTCTCCAGAACGAGGACGCGAGCTCTGTCGTGTGCATAGCAGCCTCTGAGGGCGATAAGGTCATCATACCTCCTGGCTACGGTCATGTCACAGTAAACCGCTCGAATAAGCGTCTGAAGATGGCTAACTTTGTATGCAGGAGCTTCTCGTCGATCTACGGCCCGTACAGGGATCTGCGCGGAGGAGCATACTACTGCACAAGAGATGGTTTCGTGAAGAACCCCAGGTACAGGGATCCTGCGCCCCTCAGGCGGCTGGACGCCCCGGATGATGGGGTGCTGAAGAGATTCGGGCTCAGCCGCAGCAGGGAGATGTACTCAGCTCTTAAGGAACCCGACAGGCTGGAGTTTCTGACAAAACCACATGATCACCTGAGCCTCTTCGAGGGCATTCTGGGGTGA
- a CDS encoding DUF1890 domain-containing protein, with protein MSSTEALILMGCPEVPVQMSLVLYLSGSLRDKGSDVFIAGNPAALNLARVADRKRCYLGRLIDLDRTIADIVEKRRSFNICFALAHNDAGITYAATVRALLPESKFFLIIFGRNAEELADNVDFDAEKIVEKAVHNPLGLKKKIDGVLAWAV; from the coding sequence ATGAGCAGCACTGAAGCGCTTATTCTGATGGGTTGCCCTGAGGTGCCTGTCCAGATGAGCCTTGTGCTCTACCTCTCCGGGTCTCTAAGGGATAAAGGATCTGATGTGTTCATCGCTGGAAATCCTGCAGCGCTCAACCTCGCCAGGGTCGCGGATCGTAAGAGATGCTACCTGGGAAGATTGATCGATCTTGATAGAACGATAGCGGATATCGTCGAGAAGAGGCGATCTTTCAACATCTGCTTCGCATTAGCTCACAACGATGCAGGGATCACATATGCTGCCACTGTCAGGGCGCTGCTGCCGGAATCAAAGTTCTTCCTGATAATCTTTGGCAGGAACGCGGAGGAGCTTGCTGACAATGTGGATTTCGATGCGGAGAAGATCGTGGAGAAGGCGGTCCACAACCCTCTCGGGCTGAAGAAAAAGATCGACGGGGTGCTGGCATGGGCTGTATAG
- a CDS encoding aspartate dehydrogenase: MPLKVGLVGCGAIGFEIASAIDRGEIDADLAAVFDRNPKNMRRLIEALRKRPEVVELERLVELSDIVVEAASQAAVPQVAEAALKRGKDIMIMSVGALMDRELYRRICSMAESSGGRVYIPSGAIAGLDGLKSASIGRLRRVVLTSTKPPAGLEGAPYVVENNIDLRSFREPTLIYEGPASEAVRAFPANVNVAATLSLTYGQDAWVRIVVDPSATVNIHEVVAEGDFGRMVTRVENVPSPRNPRTSYLAALSAIATLRNATLNVRIGT, encoded by the coding sequence ATGCCCCTAAAAGTTGGCCTTGTAGGCTGCGGAGCCATAGGTTTTGAGATCGCATCTGCAATAGACCGTGGGGAGATCGATGCTGATCTCGCAGCTGTCTTCGACAGGAACCCAAAGAACATGAGAAGGCTCATAGAGGCCCTGAGAAAGAGGCCTGAGGTCGTGGAGCTCGAGAGGCTCGTGGAGCTCTCGGACATAGTCGTTGAGGCAGCATCCCAGGCTGCAGTTCCCCAGGTCGCAGAGGCTGCTCTCAAGCGCGGAAAGGATATCATGATCATGTCTGTGGGCGCGCTCATGGACAGAGAGCTTTACAGAAGGATATGCTCAATGGCTGAATCCAGCGGCGGCAGGGTGTACATACCCTCAGGCGCGATAGCAGGCCTCGACGGGCTCAAGTCCGCCTCGATCGGTCGCTTGAGAAGGGTCGTCCTCACCAGCACAAAGCCACCTGCAGGCCTTGAGGGGGCGCCTTACGTCGTTGAGAACAACATAGATCTCCGCTCGTTCAGAGAGCCGACTTTAATTTATGAAGGACCAGCATCAGAGGCTGTCAGGGCGTTCCCGGCGAACGTCAACGTCGCTGCAACCCTGAGCCTCACATACGGGCAGGATGCATGGGTCAGGATAGTTGTGGATCCCAGCGCCACGGTGAACATCCACGAAGTGGTCGCGGAGGGCGATTTCGGCAGGATGGTGACGAGGGTCGAGAACGTTCCATCACCCAGGAACCCGCGGACGAGTTACCTCGCAGCCCTCTCAGCGATAGCGACCCTGAGAAACGCGACGCTGAACGTCAGGATCGGCACTTGA
- a CDS encoding YkgJ family cysteine cluster protein translates to MVVHTIKQNPEPWYREGLRFECVQCGRCCRGQGIVWISPEECNTIADFLGVSQDVLIREYLLECEHGFVLRDHLDMSCVMLQGDRCIIYPARPLQCRSYPFWAEILESRESWLSEASRCPGIDRGRMWSFRDIRERMLR, encoded by the coding sequence ATGGTGGTGCATACCATAAAGCAGAACCCAGAGCCGTGGTACCGCGAGGGGCTGAGGTTTGAGTGCGTCCAGTGCGGGAGGTGCTGCAGGGGGCAGGGCATCGTCTGGATCTCGCCTGAGGAGTGCAACACGATCGCGGATTTTCTGGGCGTTTCTCAGGATGTGCTCATCAGGGAGTATCTTCTGGAGTGCGAGCACGGCTTCGTCCTGAGGGACCATCTGGATATGAGCTGTGTGATGCTTCAGGGCGACCGATGCATCATCTACCCGGCACGCCCTCTGCAGTGCAGGAGCTACCCGTTCTGGGCGGAGATCCTGGAGAGCAGGGAATCATGGCTCTCCGAGGCATCAAGATGCCCTGGCATCGATCGAGGTCGCATGTGGAGCTTCAGAGATATAAGGGAGAGGATGCTGAGGTAG
- the cutA gene encoding divalent-cation tolerance protein CutA translates to MGEGRCILIITTAPPGDADRIAQALVEEHLAACVSVMPVRSHFIWDGKLSRENEEMLLVKTASDAAERARRRILELHSYQLPEIIALEIADGHEPYLRWIQDSVR, encoded by the coding sequence ATGGGTGAAGGGAGATGCATTCTGATAATAACCACAGCGCCTCCAGGAGATGCGGATCGCATAGCTCAGGCCCTCGTTGAGGAGCATCTGGCAGCATGTGTCAGCGTTATGCCGGTCAGGTCGCACTTCATCTGGGACGGAAAGCTCTCAAGAGAGAACGAGGAGATGCTCCTCGTGAAAACAGCATCTGATGCAGCAGAGAGAGCCCGCAGGCGGATACTGGAGCTCCACAGCTACCAGCTGCCCGAGATCATAGCTCTGGAGATCGCGGACGGGCATGAGCCGTATCTGAGATGGATACAGGATTCGGTGCGGTGA
- a CDS encoding molybdenum cofactor biosynthesis protein MoaE, whose translation MISDSGIDLGEMLHRSIKPDAGAVVAFVGVVRADPGVRAMEVEVYDEAAVEELRRIKDEAIARFGVSSVDVVHRKGRLSPGEVIVLVVCASAHRKEAFRACEYVIDELKRRVPIWKKELTEEGGRWVKGDAF comes from the coding sequence TTGATATCTGACAGCGGGATAGATCTGGGAGAGATGCTCCATCGCTCCATAAAACCTGATGCTGGAGCTGTGGTCGCATTTGTGGGGGTCGTGAGAGCCGATCCGGGCGTCAGGGCCATGGAGGTGGAGGTATATGATGAGGCAGCCGTTGAGGAGCTCAGAAGGATAAAGGATGAGGCCATCGCCCGCTTCGGCGTCTCATCAGTGGATGTGGTGCACAGGAAGGGGCGCCTCTCGCCGGGTGAGGTGATCGTCTTGGTGGTGTGCGCATCAGCTCATCGAAAGGAGGCCTTCCGGGCGTGTGAGTATGTCATCGACGAGCTGAAGAGAAGGGTTCCGATATGGAAGAAGGAGCTGACGGAGGAGGGTGGGAGATGGGTGAAGGGAGATGCATTCTGA
- a CDS encoding DUF1894 domain-containing protein: MGCIEMLKPQVLLRGISFREAREYIESSCDEYYYFQPGFKLFGEYIIGVPPIAVGLMKDGSVVFPYTKPCHGTFVLKHRDEAEAERVRKLGREEVMRSLKRR, encoded by the coding sequence ATGGGCTGTATAGAGATGCTCAAACCCCAGGTTCTTCTGAGAGGAATATCGTTCAGAGAGGCGAGGGAGTACATAGAGTCGAGCTGCGACGAGTACTACTATTTCCAGCCAGGGTTCAAGCTGTTCGGCGAGTACATAATCGGGGTGCCGCCGATAGCTGTTGGCCTCATGAAGGACGGGAGCGTTGTGTTCCCCTACACAAAGCCGTGCCACGGCACATTCGTGCTGAAGCACAGGGACGAGGCGGAGGCAGAGCGGGTCAGGAAGCTGGGAAGGGAGGAGGTCATGAGATCCCTAAAGAGGCGCTGA